The genomic region GTCGGCCTTTGGCGGAATCCCCAATGGGGGTAGGAGGTCAGGGATTCCTCGCTGGGGCTCGGAATCACATGGGCCGGGGCCTCACGTTGACACTCCACGGACGGACGGAGCAGGCATGAAATTCGCGATCTGCAACGAGCTGTTCGAGAACTGGCCGTGGGAGCGGGTGTGTGAGTTCGCGGCCGCCACCGGCTACGACGGCGTCGAGGTCGCCCCGTTCACCCTCGCCGCGGCGGTCAACGAGGTGCCGCCCGCGCGCCGGCAGCAGCTGCGCGAGCAGGCGCGGCGGGCGGGGCTGGAGGTGGTGGGGCTGCACTGGCTGCTGGTGTCGCCGCAGGGGCTGTACGTCAACACGCCGGAGCCGGCGATCCGCGCGCGCACCGCGCAGTACCTGGCCGACCTGGTGGATTTCTGCGGGGACCTGGGTGGTCGGATCATGATCTTGGGTTCGCCCAAGCAGCGCAACGTCGCCGCCGGTCTCACCTACGAGCAGGCCTGGGAGCTGGCCCAGGAGGCGCTGCGGCCGGCGCTGGAGCGGGCGGCGGCGCGCGGCGTGACCATCTGCCCGGAGGCGCTCTCGCCGCGGGAGACCGATTTCATCAACACCGCGGCGGAGGCGCGCCGCTTGGTGGAGGAGGTGGGGCACCCCAACCTGCGGATGATGCTCGACGTCAAGGCGATGAGCTCGGAGGGAACGCCGATCGCCGACATCATCCGCGCCAACGGCGACCTGCTCGCCCACGTCCACGCCAATGACGCCAACCTGCGCGGCCCCGGCTTCGGCGACACCGATTTCGGCCCTATCGCCGAGGCCCTGCGCGACGTCGGCTACCAGGGCTACGTGTCGGTGGAGGTGTTCGACTTCACCCCCGACCCGCAGACCATCGCCGCGCGCAGCCTGGCCCACTTGCGGGAGAAGTTCGCCGCTTAGGGAAAACTGCGCAAATAGCGGGGCAGCCGCCGCTGCTGCCAATGCCCGCAGCGGCGCAGCCGAGGACGGCTGCGCCGCCAATTCCTCGGAGGAAGAACGCAATGAAGGACCAACGGTTTGTCGTCAGCGCGGGCCCGCACCATCGCCACAAGTGCCCGCTGATAACCCGCCTGCCGTGGGCGGGGGAGCCTTTGCCGGCGGTGTTTGGCATCACCGACCTGACTGCGGATCACACCGCCCCGGCGCAACTGATGCCGTGGCTGGCGGGGGCGCAGGAGATCTGCTTCGCGTGGATCCTGGAGGACCTGGCGCCGGGGCACGCGCGCGAGTTCGCCCTCACGCCGCAGCCTCCGGCGGCGGGAGCGGGGGTGGAGCTGGCCGACGCCGGAGCGGGGCGCATCGAGGTCAACCTCGACGGCGACCTCTTCACCGCCTACAACTTCGGCAGCGAGCTGGCGCGCCCCAACCTGCACCCTTTGATCGGCCCCGGCGGGCGCCACGTGACGCGCGACTATCCGATGGCGCAAGGGCCGGCGGGGGAGAGGAGCGACCACATTCATCATCGTTCCGTATGGGTTGCCCACGGCGACGTCAACGGCACCGACAACTGGAGCGAGCTAGAAGGGCACGGGCGCACCGTGCATCGCGACTTCGCGCGCCGCGAGGCGGGACCGGTGATGGGGGTGCTCGAGGCGCGCTCCCAGTGGGTGACCGCGGGCGGCGAGCCTCTGCTGGAGGAGCGGCTGGCGATGATCTTCTACAACCTGCCGGCGGAGTGGCGCTGCTTCGATCTCGACCTGGACCTGCGCCCGAGCGCGGGAGAAGTGCGCTTCGGCGACACCAAGGAGGGCGGGCTGTGTGGGGTGCGGGTGGCGACCTCGATGGACGCCAAGCTGGATGGGCGCATCGAGAATGCCTATGGCGGGGTGCAGGAAGCCGAGACCTGGGGCAAGCGCGCGCATTGGTGCGATTATTCGGGGCCGGTGCAGGGGGAGATCGTGGGCATCGCCATCTTCGATCACCCCAACAGCTTCCGCCATCCCACCTACTGGCACGTGCGCGATTACGGCCTCATGACCGCCAACCCCTTCGCGCTGTCGCACTACTTCGATGACCCCGCCCGCGACGGCAGCCATGTGCTCCACCCGGGCGAGACGATGGCGCTGCGCTATCGGATCTACCTCCATCTGGGGGACGCCGGCGGCGGCGCGGTGGCGGACAAGTACCACGATTTCATCAACCCGCCGCGGGTGGCGCTGGCGGAGGGCGGCGGGCACGGATAGTCGCCGCCCGGGAGCTCCGACGGCAGCGACGTGCGAATGATCAGGGCCGGGAGGCAAGAGGCGAATGGATTTGGCGCGACTGGGGCAGATCGGCAACAAGATACGGGCTGACTTCGACGCCAAGGATGCGGCGCGGGAGAAGGCGCTAGCGCTGTCGCGAGAGGTGATCCGCAACAGCGCGAACGCCATCCGCGCCGTGCATCGGGGCGAGTTCGACGACGCGCGCAAGCTCTTGGTCGTCACCGGGGAAATGGTCGCCCAGGCGCGCAAGCTGCTCAGGGGCCACCCGGAGATCTACAGCGCGGGCTTTGCCCAAGACGCGCAGAAGGAATACGCCGAAGCGCGGCTGACGCTGGCGCTCATCCATCGCGAGCCGGTGCCCGACCCCGACGAGCTGAAGGTTGATTATGCCGCCTAT from Armatimonadota bacterium harbors:
- a CDS encoding sugar phosphate isomerase/epimerase family protein; this translates as MKFAICNELFENWPWERVCEFAAATGYDGVEVAPFTLAAAVNEVPPARRQQLREQARRAGLEVVGLHWLLVSPQGLYVNTPEPAIRARTAQYLADLVDFCGDLGGRIMILGSPKQRNVAAGLTYEQAWELAQEALRPALERAAARGVTICPEALSPRETDFINTAAEARRLVEEVGHPNLRMMLDVKAMSSEGTPIADIIRANGDLLAHVHANDANLRGPGFGDTDFGPIAEALRDVGYQGYVSVEVFDFTPDPQTIAARSLAHLREKFAA
- a CDS encoding PmoA family protein, whose protein sequence is MKDQRFVVSAGPHHRHKCPLITRLPWAGEPLPAVFGITDLTADHTAPAQLMPWLAGAQEICFAWILEDLAPGHAREFALTPQPPAAGAGVELADAGAGRIEVNLDGDLFTAYNFGSELARPNLHPLIGPGGRHVTRDYPMAQGPAGERSDHIHHRSVWVAHGDVNGTDNWSELEGHGRTVHRDFARREAGPVMGVLEARSQWVTAGGEPLLEERLAMIFYNLPAEWRCFDLDLDLRPSAGEVRFGDTKEGGLCGVRVATSMDAKLDGRIENAYGGVQEAETWGKRAHWCDYSGPVQGEIVGIAIFDHPNSFRHPTYWHVRDYGLMTANPFALSHYFDDPARDGSHVLHPGETMALRYRIYLHLGDAGGGAVADKYHDFINPPRVALAEGGGHG
- a CDS encoding haloacid dehalogenase produces the protein MDLARLGQIGNKIRADFDAKDAAREKALALSREVIRNSANAIRAVHRGEFDDARKLLVVTGEMVAQARKLLRGHPEIYSAGFAQDAQKEYAEARLTLALIHREPVPDPDELKVDYAAYLNGLAEAVGELRRHVLDEMRQAEPTWGEELLTAMDDIYYLLVSFDYPSAITNNLKRTTDVTRSIIERTRGDMTSAQRQERLEQAMRRLEKHIEEE